One Curtobacterium sp. MCLR17_007 DNA window includes the following coding sequences:
- a CDS encoding CDP-alcohol phosphatidyltransferase family protein, with translation MTDSALRQRPDWQTWPNLITLVRFLLIPVYVVLVVQGHPGWALLSLVVLGVSDWADGFIARKFDQGSKLGKALDPIADRLAIIAIVLSLVLVGLLPWIVVVVIVAVDALLAVLSSVWFGGDPDLDVSWTGKIRSALLFVGLPVLLFSSTAWASEHPWIRITALVLVWLGTAGHLLAGAQYVAAMVRKRRSRAVRAA, from the coding sequence ATGACCGACTCCGCCCTGCGGCAGCGCCCCGACTGGCAGACCTGGCCGAACCTGATCACGCTGGTGCGGTTCCTGCTCATCCCGGTCTACGTGGTGCTCGTGGTGCAGGGGCACCCGGGGTGGGCGCTCCTGTCGCTCGTGGTGCTCGGCGTGTCGGACTGGGCCGACGGGTTCATCGCGCGCAAGTTCGACCAGGGCTCGAAGCTCGGCAAGGCACTCGACCCGATCGCCGACCGGTTGGCGATCATCGCGATCGTGCTGTCGCTCGTGCTGGTGGGCCTGTTGCCGTGGATCGTCGTCGTGGTGATCGTCGCGGTCGATGCCCTGCTCGCCGTGCTGTCGAGCGTCTGGTTCGGGGGTGACCCGGACCTCGACGTGTCGTGGACCGGCAAGATCCGCTCCGCGCTGCTGTTCGTCGGCCTGCCCGTCCTGCTCTTCTCGTCGACCGCCTGGGCGTCGGAGCATCCCTGGATCCGGATCACCGCGCTCGTCCTCGTGTGGCTCGGCACCGCCGGGCACCTGCTCGCCGGCGCGCAGTACGTCGCTGCGATGGTGCGCAAGCGCCGCAGCCGCGCGGTCCGCGCCGCCTAG
- a CDS encoding 5-formyltetrahydrofolate cyclo-ligase — MIPDLGNEKRALRAELRQRRRTRTTTERDADTESLTATLQRFAQERQVESIALYLSASDEPNVRPFLNWAFEQGIRVLLPVTREDGLLDWAVGDGSTEKEGLFGMPEVVGEVLSPIAINHVDAILTPAAAVGHDGVRMGWGRGYYDKTLGSMAKRPPVYAVIFDAEYLDQVPREPHDEPVDGIITPSRIITFRS; from the coding sequence ATGATCCCCGATCTCGGCAACGAGAAGCGCGCGCTGCGGGCCGAGCTCCGGCAGCGGCGACGCACCCGGACCACCACGGAGCGTGACGCCGACACGGAGTCCCTCACCGCGACCCTGCAGCGCTTCGCTCAGGAACGCCAGGTGGAGTCGATCGCGCTGTACCTGTCGGCGTCGGACGAGCCGAACGTCCGGCCCTTCCTGAACTGGGCGTTCGAGCAGGGCATCCGCGTGCTGCTCCCCGTCACGCGCGAGGACGGCCTGCTCGACTGGGCGGTCGGTGACGGGTCGACCGAGAAGGAGGGCCTGTTCGGCATGCCCGAGGTCGTCGGCGAGGTGCTCTCCCCGATCGCGATCAACCACGTCGACGCGATCCTGACCCCGGCCGCGGCGGTGGGACACGACGGCGTCCGGATGGGCTGGGGCCGCGGGTACTACGACAAGACCCTCGGGTCCATGGCGAAGCGCCCGCCCGTCTATGCTGTGATCTTCGACGCGGAGTACCTGGACCAGGTCCCGCGCGAACCCCACGACGAACCCGTGGACGGCATCATCACGCCGTCGCGCATCATCACGTTCCGGAGCTGA
- the mscL gene encoding large conductance mechanosensitive channel protein MscL, translating into MKGFKEFLLRGNVIDLAVAVVIGAAFTAIVTAIVSSLINPLIGAVFNASSLDKALVWEIPTVSGGNAQILFGAIIGAVINFVIVAAVVYFALVLPVNHLKKAAFERVKNDQEQTPQDVPPTDVEVLLEIRDLLRSQNGVATSTGGGAHVAPSDAPEGPGIGGTTKL; encoded by the coding sequence ATGAAGGGCTTCAAGGAGTTCCTGCTCCGCGGCAACGTGATCGACCTGGCCGTCGCCGTCGTCATCGGTGCTGCGTTCACCGCGATCGTCACCGCCATCGTGAGCTCGCTGATCAACCCCCTGATCGGCGCCGTGTTCAACGCCTCGAGCCTCGACAAGGCACTCGTGTGGGAGATCCCCACCGTCTCCGGCGGCAACGCGCAGATCCTGTTCGGCGCGATCATCGGCGCGGTGATCAACTTCGTGATCGTCGCGGCGGTCGTCTACTTCGCGCTCGTGCTGCCGGTGAACCACCTGAAGAAGGCCGCGTTCGAACGGGTCAAGAACGACCAGGAGCAGACGCCCCAGGACGTCCCGCCGACCGACGTCGAGGTGCTGCTCGAGATCCGCGACCTGCTCCGGTCGCAGAACGGCGTCGCGACGAGCACCGGCGGTGGCGCGCACGTCGCACCGTCCGACGCACCAGAGGGCCCGGGCATCGGCGGCACGACCAAGCTGTAG
- the galU gene encoding UTP--glucose-1-phosphate uridylyltransferase GalU, whose product MGFQISKAVIPAAGLGTRFLPATKAMPKEMLPVVDKPAIQYVVEEAVDAGLTDVLMITGRNKNALENHFDHVSELEETLRKKGDHEKLKKVNQSTDLADMHYVRQGDPLGLGHAVLRAKMHVGREPFAVLLGDDIIDARDPLLKRMIEVQGEKNATVVALLEVPESQTHLYGIATVEPTDTDDVVKITGLVEKPAQGEAPSNLAIIGRYVIRPEVFDVLEKQEPGKGGEIQLTDALMKMASAEEWTGGVYGVVFRGRRYDTGDKLDYIKAIVQLASDRDDLGPDLKAWLKEFNAGE is encoded by the coding sequence ATGGGCTTCCAGATTTCCAAGGCGGTGATCCCAGCAGCAGGTCTGGGCACTCGCTTCCTCCCCGCGACCAAGGCGATGCCGAAGGAGATGCTCCCCGTCGTCGACAAGCCAGCCATCCAGTACGTGGTGGAAGAGGCAGTCGACGCCGGTCTCACCGACGTGCTGATGATCACCGGGCGCAACAAGAACGCGCTCGAGAACCACTTCGACCACGTGTCGGAGCTCGAGGAGACCCTCCGCAAGAAGGGTGACCACGAGAAGCTGAAGAAGGTCAACCAGTCCACCGACCTCGCCGACATGCACTACGTGCGCCAGGGCGACCCGCTCGGCCTCGGCCACGCCGTGCTCCGCGCCAAGATGCACGTCGGTCGTGAGCCCTTCGCCGTCCTGCTCGGCGACGACATCATCGATGCCCGCGACCCGCTGCTCAAGCGCATGATCGAGGTCCAGGGCGAGAAGAACGCAACCGTCGTCGCACTGCTCGAGGTCCCCGAGTCGCAGACCCACCTGTACGGCATCGCCACGGTCGAGCCGACCGACACCGACGACGTCGTGAAGATCACCGGTCTGGTCGAGAAGCCGGCGCAGGGCGAGGCGCCCTCGAACCTGGCCATCATCGGCCGGTACGTCATCCGCCCCGAGGTCTTCGACGTCCTCGAGAAGCAGGAGCCCGGCAAGGGGGGCGAGATCCAGCTCACCGACGCGCTCATGAAGATGGCGAGCGCCGAGGAGTGGACCGGCGGCGTGTACGGCGTCGTGTTCCGTGGACGTCGGTACGACACCGGTGACAAACTCGACTACATCAAGGCGATCGTGCAGCTCGCCTCGGACCGCGATGACCTCGGCCCCGACCTCAAGGCCTGGCTCAAGGAGTTCAACGCGGGCGAATGA
- a CDS encoding FmdB family zinc ribbon protein produces the protein MPTYSYRCTECDTAFDIKQSFSDATLTECPTCGGVLRKVFSPVGVTFNGGGFYRTDSRAKPASEGSSAGGSSSGSSGGSSSGSSGSSSGSKSDSGGSSAPAKSESKPSTPSAS, from the coding sequence GTGCCCACCTACTCGTACCGCTGCACCGAGTGCGACACCGCGTTCGACATCAAGCAGTCGTTCTCCGACGCCACGCTCACCGAGTGCCCGACGTGCGGCGGCGTGCTGCGCAAGGTGTTCTCGCCGGTGGGCGTGACGTTCAACGGCGGCGGGTTCTACCGCACGGACTCGCGGGCGAAGCCGGCATCCGAGGGCTCGTCGGCCGGCGGTTCGTCGTCGGGCTCGTCGGGCGGTTCGTCCTCGGGCTCGTCCGGCTCGTCCTCGGGGTCGAAGTCGGATTCCGGGGGCTCGTCCGCACCCGCCAAGAGCGAGTCGAAGCCGAGCACGCCCAGCGCCTCCTGA